The following coding sequences are from one Kiritimatiellales bacterium window:
- a CDS encoding polyribonucleotide nucleotidyltransferase produces MKDTVKIKFDVGGKPMFFESGLLAQQAAGAVSCGAGDNIVFSAVTNTKTLREGVDFFPLQVEYREKFYAAGRFPGGFFKREARPSEKEILTARVTDRPLRPLFPKGYYNDVQINNMLMSCDGTIDTDFLSVNASSAALTISEIPFMGPIAAVRIGRVNGEFVIMPTHAELAQSDLDLTYAGTADLPLMIEGSANEISEADFVAAMKVAHEAIQPIIKAQLELRKQLGLPEKVIEIPVADEEKLGKAREFAGTELLAALAINDKLQRQDKVSEIKESLQAKLLEIYPEMPENEYFHLFDELEIETVRKNVLEHNTRVGGRGFKELRELKAQVGILPRVHGSAVFNRGETQALAVVTLGPKKEAQAVDAVTGGEKEKPFMLHYNFPPYSVGEVGRLGTTGRREIGHGNLAERSLRPMMPENFPYAIRLVSEIMGSNGSSSMASACVGTLALMDAGIPIKKPVGGISVGLFTGKNDQAELVLDILGTEDHCGDMDFKVCGTRDGITGFQVDLKIDGLRWDLVEGAFALARDGRMQILDYMESVLAKPRAEMSEFAPRITVIQIDPEKIGALIGPGGKVIRGITDTYGVQIDIEEDGTVNIFSSDAIAMASAVKAVNAITAEAEIGKLYEGTVKTIRDFGAFVEILPGKDGLVHISELADFRVGKVEDICKEGDKMWVKVLDVDRDGKIRLSRKAAMVEMDAAHNEDQSE; encoded by the coding sequence ATGAAAGATACAGTAAAAATAAAGTTCGACGTCGGCGGTAAGCCGATGTTCTTCGAGTCAGGGCTGCTCGCGCAGCAGGCCGCCGGTGCAGTAAGCTGCGGAGCAGGTGACAACATTGTGTTCTCCGCCGTTACCAATACAAAAACCCTGCGCGAAGGTGTGGATTTTTTCCCCCTTCAGGTTGAATACCGCGAAAAATTCTATGCGGCAGGCCGTTTCCCCGGCGGTTTTTTCAAACGCGAAGCGCGTCCGTCCGAAAAAGAAATTCTCACCGCACGCGTAACCGACCGTCCGTTGCGCCCGCTCTTCCCGAAGGGCTACTATAACGATGTCCAAATCAACAATATGCTGATGAGCTGTGATGGTACTATCGATACCGATTTTCTCAGCGTCAATGCCTCCAGCGCTGCGCTGACAATTTCTGAAATTCCGTTTATGGGCCCGATCGCCGCTGTACGCATCGGCCGCGTGAACGGTGAATTCGTAATTATGCCGACGCACGCCGAGCTCGCACAGAGTGATCTCGATCTGACCTACGCAGGGACGGCGGATCTGCCGCTGATGATCGAAGGCAGCGCCAACGAAATCAGTGAAGCCGATTTCGTCGCCGCTATGAAAGTTGCGCACGAAGCGATTCAGCCGATCATCAAAGCACAGCTCGAGCTGCGCAAACAACTTGGACTGCCGGAGAAAGTGATCGAAATCCCAGTGGCGGATGAAGAAAAACTCGGCAAAGCCCGCGAATTTGCCGGCACTGAACTGCTTGCTGCACTGGCGATCAACGATAAACTCCAGCGGCAGGATAAAGTCAGCGAGATCAAAGAATCGCTGCAAGCCAAACTGCTCGAGATTTATCCGGAAATGCCAGAAAACGAATATTTCCATCTGTTCGATGAGCTCGAAATCGAAACTGTCCGCAAAAATGTGCTGGAACATAACACGCGGGTCGGCGGTCGCGGCTTTAAAGAACTGCGCGAACTCAAAGCACAAGTCGGCATACTGCCGCGCGTACACGGTTCGGCAGTGTTCAACCGCGGCGAAACACAGGCGCTGGCCGTTGTAACGCTCGGGCCAAAAAAAGAGGCACAGGCCGTTGACGCCGTTACCGGCGGCGAAAAAGAAAAGCCGTTCATGCTGCACTATAACTTCCCGCCGTACAGCGTCGGTGAAGTCGGGCGTCTCGGCACAACCGGCCGCCGCGAAATCGGACACGGGAATCTTGCCGAGCGCAGTCTGCGCCCGATGATGCCGGAAAATTTCCCGTACGCCATACGCCTGGTTTCCGAAATCATGGGTTCTAACGGTTCGTCATCCATGGCATCCGCCTGTGTCGGGACGCTCGCGCTGATGGACGCAGGAATTCCGATCAAAAAACCGGTCGGCGGAATTTCTGTCGGACTGTTCACCGGCAAAAATGATCAGGCTGAACTCGTGCTTGATATTCTCGGCACCGAAGATCATTGCGGCGATATGGATTTTAAAGTCTGCGGCACGCGCGACGGCATCACCGGATTCCAGGTTGACCTCAAAATTGACGGACTCCGCTGGGATCTCGTTGAAGGCGCCTTCGCCCTCGCCCGCGATGGCCGTATGCAAATTCTGGATTACATGGAAAGCGTTCTTGCCAAACCGCGCGCCGAAATGTCTGAATTTGCACCGCGCATCACCGTCATCCAAATCGATCCCGAAAAAATCGGTGCGCTCATCGGTCCCGGCGGGAAAGTCATTCGCGGCATCACCGATACCTATGGTGTACAGATCGACATCGAAGAAGACGGCACCGTCAATATCTTCAGCAGCGACGCCATCGCGATGGCTTCGGCAGTCAAAGCTGTTAATGCGATCACCGCTGAAGCTGAAATCGGAAAACTCTACGAAGGCACCGTTAAGACCATTCGCGACTTCGGCGCATTCGTCGAAATCCTGCCGGGCAAAGACGGACTCGTACATATCTCCGAGCTCGCCGACTTCCGCGTCGGTAAAGTCGAAGACATCTGCAAGGAAGGCGATAAAATGTGGGTTAAAGTCCTCGACGTCGACCGCGACGGAAAAATCCGTCTCAGCCGCAAGGCTGCGATGGTGGAAATGGATGCTGCTCACAACGAAGATCAATCCGAATGA
- a CDS encoding glycosyltransferase N-terminal domain-containing protein — protein sequence MIWIFYNLVFPVIFLFMLPKFITRMLRRGGYRRHFEQRFGIFGQGVKARFAEGDHIWIHAVSVGELFIALRYIEEYRRLHPDALFVLSTTTSTGHALAGRKIDPRDVLIYFPVDLPCIIRRVFKIIRPQKLILVEGEFWPNLVRRAYKLKIPVALINGRVSDSSFKGYMLLRPLTRRLLAMINPILVQGRRDGERILAMGARPETVKVLGTAKYDLPAPAEDSGAVARSILNSIAVSGDSIILLGGSTWPGEEEVLCRIYKTLRRENPKVFLVLVPRHAERRNEVVQILAEQNLSFALRSQFNTAGETSARVHTNEAGSLIDHPEVLVVDTTGELMDFYAIADLVFVGKSLYSHGGQNPIEPALFGKAVFVGPGMENFPLVMEDFLAAGAICQVPDAIVLEYRMKQMLADPAARAKLGAAAAGVIEKNRGTITRMVAETE from the coding sequence ATGATCTGGATTTTTTACAACCTGGTTTTCCCTGTCATTTTTTTATTCATGCTGCCGAAATTTATTACGCGCATGCTGCGGCGCGGCGGTTACCGGCGCCATTTTGAACAGCGTTTCGGAATTTTCGGGCAGGGCGTGAAAGCGCGTTTTGCGGAAGGCGATCACATCTGGATTCATGCGGTCAGTGTCGGCGAACTTTTTATTGCACTGCGCTATATCGAGGAGTACCGCCGGCTGCATCCGGACGCGCTGTTTGTGCTAAGCACAACCACATCCACCGGTCACGCGCTCGCCGGGCGTAAAATTGATCCGCGCGATGTGCTGATTTATTTTCCGGTCGATCTGCCGTGTATCATTCGCCGCGTCTTCAAGATCATCCGTCCGCAAAAACTGATTCTGGTTGAAGGAGAGTTCTGGCCAAACCTCGTCCGGCGCGCATATAAATTAAAAATTCCGGTGGCGCTGATTAACGGACGCGTTTCCGATTCATCGTTCAAAGGTTATATGCTGCTGCGCCCGCTCACGCGCCGGCTGCTCGCGATGATCAACCCGATTCTGGTGCAGGGCAGACGCGACGGTGAACGGATTCTTGCAATGGGCGCACGGCCCGAAACCGTAAAGGTTCTGGGTACTGCGAAATATGATCTGCCGGCGCCGGCCGAAGATTCCGGCGCCGTTGCACGGAGCATTTTAAACTCCATCGCGGTTTCCGGCGATTCGATAATTCTGCTCGGCGGTTCAACCTGGCCCGGTGAAGAAGAGGTGCTTTGCCGGATTTATAAAACACTGCGCCGCGAAAATCCGAAAGTGTTTTTAGTCCTCGTTCCGCGCCACGCCGAGCGCCGGAATGAAGTTGTCCAGATACTTGCAGAACAAAACCTTTCATTCGCACTGCGGAGTCAATTCAATACCGCCGGCGAGACTTCCGCGCGTGTTCACACAAATGAAGCCGGAAGCCTCATCGATCATCCTGAGGTTTTAGTGGTTGATACCACCGGCGAACTGATGGATTTCTACGCGATTGCCGATCTTGTCTTCGTCGGCAAAAGTCTGTACAGCCACGGCGGACAGAATCCGATTGAACCGGCGTTGTTCGGCAAGGCGGTATTTGTCGGCCCGGGTATGGAAAACTTTCCGCTCGTTATGGAGGATTTTCTCGCCGCCGGCGCAATCTGCCAGGTGCCTGACGCCATCGTGCTTGAATACCGGATGAAACAGATGCTTGCCGATCCGGCAGCGCGCGCAAAACTTGGTGCAGCAGCTGCCGGTGTTATTGAAAAAAACCGCGGAACCATCACGCGCATGGTTGCAGAGACGGAATAG